A stretch of [Clostridium] scindens DNA encodes these proteins:
- a CDS encoding nitroreductase family protein — translation MNFENLQAARESCRIYSDKKVSRETLTHLVDVARMAPSGCNSQPWHFIIVDEPKAHAKVVEALDDHGLTGCPWGAKVPAFILICEEEAHLKPGVAEHYGSQHFAQMDIGMAAMGLCYEATALGLGTCMIGTMNQEKLHQAFEIPEERIVRLIITVGYPAKKSEPRKKARKDLEEIVSYNHW, via the coding sequence ATGAATTTTGAAAATTTGCAGGCGGCAAGAGAGAGTTGCAGGATTTATAGTGATAAAAAGGTTTCGCGGGAGACACTGACCCATTTGGTTGATGTGGCGCGTATGGCTCCAAGCGGCTGTAATTCGCAGCCATGGCATTTTATTATCGTGGATGAGCCAAAGGCACATGCCAAGGTGGTGGAGGCGCTGGATGACCATGGCCTGACTGGCTGTCCGTGGGGAGCAAAGGTGCCGGCCTTTATCTTGATCTGCGAGGAAGAGGCACATCTAAAGCCTGGGGTTGCGGAGCATTACGGCTCCCAGCATTTTGCGCAGATGGATATTGGCATGGCAGCGATGGGGCTGTGCTATGAAGCCACAGCGTTAGGATTAGGAACCTGTATGATTGGTACGATGAATCAGGAAAAACTGCACCAGGCATTTGAGATTCCAGAAGAGAGAATCGTACGATTAATCATTACGGTAGGGTATCCGGCTAAGAAAAGCGAGCCACGCAAAAAAGCAAGGAAGGATCTGGAGGAGATCGTAAGCTATAATCATTGGTAA
- a CDS encoding YgjV family protein codes for MIQKERVRWKQNFYLHNYWQFWGAVLYFLSYQCKDNCKLYAMQFLSYLFYIAHFIILGALTGGLSYILNLARSLFLASKWEFARSNKMCVILCSMQGIVAITTWAGWISLLPICANIASTIGGYTHNAQKIRIAGMFFNSPLWIIYDLIIGSWAGAIDELASIISAMISIRRYGWKNLNQIDD; via the coding sequence TTGATACAGAAAGAAAGGGTCAGATGGAAACAAAATTTTTATTTACACAATTATTGGCAATTTTGGGGGGCAGTGCTATATTTTCTTTCATATCAGTGCAAAGATAATTGCAAACTTTACGCAATGCAGTTTCTTTCATATCTTTTTTATATTGCTCATTTTATTATTTTGGGAGCGCTGACAGGAGGCCTCAGTTACATATTAAATCTGGCAAGGTCACTATTCCTTGCAAGTAAATGGGAATTTGCCCGGAGCAATAAAATGTGTGTAATTTTATGTTCTATGCAAGGTATTGTTGCTATCACAACCTGGGCGGGATGGATATCACTTCTCCCAATATGTGCAAATATTGCATCGACAATTGGAGGGTATACGCACAACGCTCAAAAAATTCGAATTGCCGGCATGTTCTTTAATTCGCCACTGTGGATTATATATGATTTGATTATTGGTTCCTGGGCAGGTGCTATAGATGAACTAGCGAGCATCATATCGGCAATGATTTCAATTCGCAGATATGGCTGGAAAAATTTAAATCAGATTGATGATTAA
- a CDS encoding ATP-binding cassette domain-containing protein: MDQIKIGRFIASRRKGHGWTQSQLAEKLGITDKAVSKWETGRSLPDLSLFTPLCELFEITLNELLLGELIPDDCIKEKSEQVLFEVISSLLGNEKGHVPELEGQDTVLLLENVTKVYDSGGISTVAVNNISLEVAKGSFIGIMGASGSGKSTLLNMIATIDWPDRGTIKIDGQDISDLTESSLADFRRQHLGFIFQEYNLLDTLTIEENIALALTIKEEAKEKIKDTVHSLAADLAITEVLHKFPYEVSGGQRQRCACARAFVTNPSLILADEPTGALDSYSARQLLETLVMLRRDYHATILMVTHDAFSASYCDRIFFLKDGELKDSLDRREKDKQNFFADILDVMAKLTEEAGHVS; encoded by the coding sequence ATGGATCAGATTAAAATCGGAAGGTTCATAGCTTCCCGGAGAAAAGGCCATGGATGGACACAGAGTCAGTTGGCAGAAAAATTAGGCATTACGGATAAGGCGGTGTCAAAATGGGAGACCGGAAGGTCGCTTCCGGACTTATCTTTGTTCACCCCTCTATGTGAGTTGTTTGAAATCACTTTGAATGAGTTGCTCCTGGGAGAATTGATACCGGACGACTGCATAAAAGAAAAATCAGAACAGGTATTGTTTGAGGTTATTTCCAGTTTATTAGGAAATGAAAAGGGGCATGTTCCTGAACTGGAGGGCCAGGACACGGTTCTGCTGCTGGAAAATGTGACAAAAGTATATGATTCCGGCGGCATATCCACAGTTGCAGTAAATAACATAAGCCTGGAAGTGGCAAAAGGAAGTTTTATCGGGATCATGGGGGCATCTGGTTCCGGAAAGTCAACTTTACTGAATATGATTGCTACGATTGACTGGCCAGATAGAGGAACGATTAAGATTGATGGGCAGGATATATCGGATTTAACGGAAAGTTCTCTGGCGGATTTTCGACGCCAGCATCTGGGCTTCATCTTTCAGGAGTATAATCTGTTAGATACACTGACCATTGAGGAAAATATCGCTTTGGCTTTGACGATAAAAGAAGAGGCAAAAGAGAAGATCAAGGATACGGTTCATTCACTGGCGGCGGATCTTGCTATAACAGAGGTACTCCATAAGTTCCCCTATGAAGTTTCCGGCGGACAGCGGCAGCGGTGTGCCTGTGCCAGGGCGTTTGTTACCAATCCCAGCCTGATTCTGGCGGATGAGCCTACCGGTGCTTTGGACAGTTATAGTGCCAGGCAGTTGTTGGAAACACTGGTGATGTTACGGCGGGACTATCATGCCACCATCTTAATGGTGACTCATGATGCCTTTTCTGCCAGTTATTGCGACCGGATTTTCTTTTTGAAAGATGGTGAGCTTAAGGATTCTTTAGACAGAAGGGAAAAGGACAAACAGAATTTTTTTGCGGACATACTGGATGTCATGGCGAAACTCACGGAGGAGGCGGGTCATGTATCTTAA
- a CDS encoding GNAT family N-acetyltransferase yields MKIETERLKIVALTPEQLDLWTHNMEELERRLLCSYRAEPMEGLFREIVCGQVEKAQKDPDNYLWHTFWFIVKKSDNCVVGSIDFKDMPDSDGEVEIGYGLGRDFEHNGYMTESVQAFCDWALEQDGVKHVIAETDVDGISSQKILKRCGFKEYARNNTVWWQL; encoded by the coding sequence ATGAAGATTGAAACAGAGCGGCTTAAGATTGTTGCGCTTACCCCAGAGCAGCTTGACCTATGGACGCATAATATGGAGGAACTTGAGAGGCGGCTGCTATGCTCGTATAGGGCAGAACCAATGGAGGGCCTGTTCCGTGAAATCGTATGCGGACAGGTAGAGAAGGCTCAGAAAGACCCTGACAATTATCTATGGCACACGTTTTGGTTTATTGTTAAGAAATCGGATAACTGCGTGGTGGGCTCGATTGATTTTAAGGACATGCCAGACAGCGACGGAGAAGTTGAAATAGGCTATGGGCTGGGGCGTGATTTTGAACATAATGGCTATATGACGGAATCGGTTCAGGCATTCTGTGATTGGGCTTTGGAGCAGGACGGTGTAAAGCATGTGATTGCTGAGACAGATGTTGACGGCATTTCATCACAAAAGATCTTAAAAAGATGTGGTTTCAAAGAATATGCCAGAAATAATACGGTATGGTGGCAGCTATAA
- a CDS encoding FtsX-like permease family protein, whose protein sequence is MYLKLAVRNARRSVMDYLLYMVTMIVLLSIIYISNCIALWGNIQAKFQTASLPLLIVLIMVFLMSYINNFMIKQRAKEFATYLLLGMKKEKLAAMFACEIAVIGLICFAAGILLGILSYDFCFCYLGGLGDEGFSAEIIGKSILYSFGYFCIIELLSMFRMRQTVYKLQISQLMKEQRRNQPLNIRRKTFWLCLFAVSISASWIMVCGIVFLPDDIGYPFISIISIPIIGCVLAFYKWLYAVLSSIRIKSPAGLYEGNRLYWIAEMTSGAKTSAALNSIFSLCLLSAASSFLFGAILLRGDIRVFSETAQKWMAFLQVSICIIFMVIYFSILSLLQIVEWRRQGKDIKVLRYMGKTQNALKRLMRDQILVKLFIPTIMCFVLIFSMAPAVNLRVNRLCSAAMPNLLLKSVGAFTLCFIVLYLCYFYITYFMSRRYIKGLESNKKLEP, encoded by the coding sequence ATGTATCTTAAATTAGCGGTTCGGAATGCCCGACGTTCCGTGATGGATTATCTCCTGTACATGGTGACTATGATTGTGCTGCTTTCCATTATCTATATCAGCAATTGTATTGCCCTGTGGGGCAATATACAGGCAAAATTCCAGACAGCCTCTTTACCATTGCTGATTGTGCTGATTATGGTATTTTTGATGTCATACATTAACAATTTTATGATAAAGCAGCGTGCGAAAGAATTTGCGACTTATCTGCTGCTGGGAATGAAAAAAGAGAAGCTGGCTGCTATGTTTGCCTGTGAGATTGCAGTTATCGGACTGATCTGTTTTGCTGCAGGCATTCTGCTTGGGATTTTGTCTTATGATTTTTGTTTCTGCTATCTGGGAGGCCTTGGAGATGAGGGTTTTTCTGCAGAAATTATAGGAAAAAGCATCTTATACTCTTTTGGATATTTTTGTATCATCGAACTGCTCTCCATGTTCCGTATGAGGCAGACGGTCTACAAGTTACAAATCTCCCAACTGATGAAGGAGCAACGCCGCAACCAGCCTTTAAATATAAGAAGAAAGACATTCTGGCTGTGCCTGTTTGCGGTAAGCATCAGCGCCTCGTGGATCATGGTTTGTGGAATTGTATTCCTGCCGGATGATATTGGTTACCCATTCATTTCTATTATCAGTATACCAATCATAGGTTGTGTCCTTGCATTTTATAAATGGCTGTATGCGGTATTATCTTCCATAAGGATAAAATCGCCAGCCGGCCTGTATGAAGGGAATCGTCTATACTGGATCGCGGAAATGACTTCCGGGGCAAAAACCAGCGCAGCCCTGAACTCCATATTCAGCCTGTGCCTGTTGTCTGCCGCTTCATCTTTCCTGTTTGGAGCAATCTTATTGCGTGGGGATATCCGTGTGTTTTCAGAAACTGCACAGAAGTGGATGGCATTTTTGCAGGTGAGCATCTGTATTATTTTTATGGTGATATACTTTTCCATCTTGTCGCTGCTGCAGATTGTAGAGTGGAGGCGTCAGGGAAAGGATATCAAGGTGTTGCGCTATATGGGCAAAACCCAGAATGCATTAAAAAGACTGATGAGAGATCAGATCCTGGTAAAACTTTTCATTCCCACAATTATGTGTTTTGTTTTGATTTTTAGTATGGCGCCGGCTGTGAATCTTAGGGTGAATCGTTTATGTTCTGCGGCTATGCCAAATTTGTTGTTAAAATCTGTGGGGGCTTTCACTTTGTGCTTTATCGTATTGTATCTTTGCTACTTCTATATAACGTATTTCATGAGCAGGCGTTATATAAAAGGGCTGGAATCCAACAAGAAACTGGAGCCCTGA
- a CDS encoding AraC family transcriptional regulator produces MSGLEVNLEYIEQQTIYGLWQKSNDKTISRDIKALSKQYHAVVSMPEGKVLPYFVLSRNYNEQSHDFELFIGSMIDKSSLESYVLSAGEYAKITVKPKLGFLWGASIGEAKQYFYTKCLPKSSFEALNLEYEYHTERSTEKQPTIDIIFAIRRKAID; encoded by the coding sequence ATGTCGGGATTAGAAGTGAACCTAGAATATATCGAGCAGCAAACCATATACGGATTGTGGCAAAAGTCAAATGATAAAACTATTTCCAGAGATATAAAGGCTCTGTCTAAACAGTATCATGCCGTGGTTTCCATGCCAGAAGGTAAGGTGTTACCATATTTTGTCCTGTCCAGAAATTATAATGAGCAAAGCCACGATTTTGAATTGTTTATTGGCAGTATGATTGACAAAAGCAGTTTAGAAAGTTATGTCCTCTCAGCTGGCGAGTACGCCAAAATCACAGTAAAGCCTAAATTGGGCTTTTTGTGGGGCGCTTCTATTGGAGAGGCAAAACAATATTTCTATACAAAATGCTTACCCAAAAGTTCCTTTGAAGCATTGAATTTGGAATATGAGTATCACACAGAACGAAGCACGGAAAAGCAACCGACGATTGACATTATCTTTGCCATTCGACGCAAAGCGATCGATTAA
- a CDS encoding flavodoxin, with product MNKKSRSSVEMNDKSFRPAVANKLEDTENIKILILAFPIWWYVAPTIINTFLEQYDWNDKIIIPVATSGSSGMGNTNAELESSCPGAILKDGKRFDVNVSEKEIKAWFTKEKQLYRW from the coding sequence ATGAATAAAAAAAGCCGGAGCAGTGTGGAGATGAATGATAAGTCATTCAGACCGGCGGTTGCTAATAAACTGGAAGATACAGAAAATATCAAAATTCTGATTCTTGCTTTTCCCATCTGGTGGTACGTTGCTCCGACAATTATTAATACGTTTTTGGAACAGTATGATTGGAATGATAAGATTATTATTCCAGTGGCAACGTCTGGAAGCAGCGGAATGGGTAATACCAACGCTGAATTGGAGTCCTCCTGTCCAGGAGCAATATTAAAGGATGGCAAGAGATTTGATGTCAACGTGAGTGAGAAAGAAATTAAAGCATGGTTTACGAAGGAGAAGCAACTCTACCGCTGGTAG
- a CDS encoding GNAT family N-acetyltransferase, producing the protein MTIKQVMKGKKEYIDLLLLADEQEDMIDKYLERGEMFVLDDNGIKAECVITQEGDGIYELKNIAVLPDCQRKGYGKSLIEFLFSHYTHCRTMLVGTGDVPSALTFYNKCGFTESHRIKNFFIDNYDHRMFEDGKQLIDMVYLKRTR; encoded by the coding sequence ATGACTATAAAACAAGTTATGAAAGGGAAAAAGGAATATATAGACTTGCTGTTGTTGGCTGACGAGCAGGAAGATATGATAGATAAATACCTTGAGCGTGGTGAAATGTTCGTTTTGGATGACAACGGCATAAAAGCCGAATGTGTAATCACGCAAGAAGGTGATGGTATTTATGAGTTGAAAAATATTGCTGTTTTACCCGATTGTCAACGTAAAGGCTATGGGAAAAGTTTGATAGAATTTCTATTTTCCCATTATACTCATTGTAGGACAATGCTTGTTGGGACAGGTGATGTTCCCTCTGCTTTAACCTTTTATAATAAATGTGGTTTTACAGAGTCACATCGAATAAAAAACTTTTTTATAGATAACTATGACCACCGAATGTTTGAAGATGGGAAACAACTGATTGATATGGTTTATCTAAAAAGGACGCGGTAA
- a CDS encoding zinc-dependent alcohol dehydrogenase codes for MKAIVFDGLQKVECRKVEDPRIEKEDDIIVKVTSTAICGSDLHLVHGLVKGMYDGYVLGHETMGIVVDAGKEVRNLKKGDRVVIPFPVACGHCEFCDRGEYSQCDNSNDYAESGGLLGYSKYHGNYAGGQAEYIRVPYANIGPKKVPEGLTDEQVLFVTDVLPTSYWGTEIANVKAGDTVVVLGCGPVGLMTIKWCIQKGAGRIIAVDRVGYRLRHARGYGVEVLNFEEYEQVGEHIKEITHGGAHCVIDCVGLDGKTSVMEKIETALKLQGGSKSAIETASQCIRKTGTVALVGVYGNKYNNFPLGNFFSKNISLKMGQCPATRYVDLMLQKIQKGEFDATDIITHTLSLEEGSHAYSIFDKKEDNCIKVILKP; via the coding sequence ATGAAAGCTATCGTATTTGACGGATTGCAGAAAGTTGAATGCAGGAAAGTGGAAGATCCAAGGATAGAAAAAGAGGATGATATTATCGTGAAGGTTACTTCCACGGCTATTTGCGGATCGGATTTACATTTAGTGCATGGCCTCGTAAAGGGGATGTATGACGGATACGTTTTAGGCCACGAGACAATGGGAATAGTCGTAGATGCCGGAAAGGAAGTTCGGAATCTAAAGAAAGGCGACCGGGTTGTTATTCCGTTTCCCGTCGCATGCGGACATTGCGAATTCTGCGACAGAGGCGAATACAGTCAGTGCGACAATTCCAATGATTATGCGGAATCGGGCGGATTATTGGGCTATAGTAAATATCACGGCAATTACGCGGGAGGACAGGCCGAATATATCAGGGTGCCATATGCGAATATCGGACCGAAGAAGGTGCCGGAGGGACTGACAGATGAGCAGGTTCTATTTGTTACAGACGTCCTGCCCACATCCTATTGGGGTACGGAGATTGCAAACGTAAAAGCAGGAGACACCGTTGTTGTATTAGGCTGCGGGCCGGTGGGATTGATGACGATCAAGTGGTGTATCCAAAAAGGCGCAGGCCGCATTATCGCCGTTGATAGGGTTGGGTATCGTCTGAGGCATGCAAGAGGCTATGGCGTGGAAGTCTTGAATTTTGAAGAGTATGAACAGGTAGGGGAACACATCAAGGAAATTACGCATGGAGGAGCCCACTGCGTAATTGACTGCGTAGGGCTGGATGGGAAAACCTCGGTTATGGAAAAGATTGAAACTGCGCTCAAATTACAGGGAGGGTCAAAATCAGCGATAGAGACAGCGTCCCAATGTATCAGAAAAACCGGTACAGTGGCGTTGGTCGGAGTATATGGCAATAAATATAATAATTTCCCTCTTGGAAACTTCTTTTCCAAGAATATCTCTTTAAAAATGGGACAGTGTCCGGCAACCAGATACGTTGATTTGATGTTACAGAAGATTCAAAAAGGTGAATTTGACGCGACAGATATCATAACCCATACGCTTTCATTAGAAGAAGGAAGTCACGCTTACAGTATTTTTGATAAAAAAGAGGATAACTGTATTAAAGTGATTTTAAAGCCATAA
- a CDS encoding DUF6434 domain-containing protein, with protein sequence MTERPALDKHLDSKTFRDFYYLKEELIDFCRKNGLPVSGGKLEIADRIAYFLDTGKVLSAGAGKKKAAIISSITKDTEIETDFVCSERHRAFFKEHIGNSFSFNVVFQKWLKSNSGKTYKEAISAYYQILEDKKKGKSKIDRQFEYNTYIRDFFADNQGKSLEEAIKCWKCKKQLPGHNRYERSDLAALE encoded by the coding sequence ATGACCGAAAGACCAGCCTTAGATAAACATTTAGACAGCAAAACATTTCGAGATTTTTATTATCTGAAAGAGGAATTGATAGATTTCTGCAGAAAAAACGGCTTGCCTGTCTCTGGGGGAAAATTAGAAATAGCGGATCGGATCGCTTATTTTCTAGATACGGGAAAGGTATTATCTGCCGGGGCAGGAAAGAAAAAGGCTGCAATTATTTCTTCAATTACCAAAGATACGGAAATTGAAACTGATTTTGTCTGTTCTGAACGCCATAGAGCCTTTTTTAAAGAGCATATTGGAAACAGTTTTTCTTTTAATGTAGTTTTTCAAAAATGGTTAAAAAGTAATTCCGGGAAGACCTACAAGGAAGCAATCAGTGCCTATTATCAGATTCTTGAAGATAAGAAAAAAGGGAAATCGAAAATTGACAGGCAATTTGAATACAACACCTATATCCGAGATTTCTTTGCCGATAATCAGGGGAAATCTTTGGAGGAAGCAATAAAGTGTTGGAAATGCAAAAAGCAATTGCCAGGGCATAATCGTTATGAACGCTCAGACCTTGCAGCCTTAGAATGA
- a CDS encoding recombinase family protein, with the protein MENKTYGYVRVSTKEQNEDRQLIALQEFPVLEKCIYMDKLSGKDFNRPQYQKLLKKMRPGDLLVVKSIDRLGRNYEEILLQWRMITKEKQVDVVVLDMPLLDTRKSGNDLTGTFVADLVLQILSYVAQTERENIHQRQMEGIAAARLRGVQFGRPRKPVPELFWQLKEEWKDKKITSREAARQLSISQDTFLRWAHGK; encoded by the coding sequence ATGGAAAACAAGACTTATGGATATGTTCGCGTATCCACCAAAGAGCAAAACGAGGATCGCCAGTTGATTGCCCTTCAAGAATTTCCTGTTTTAGAGAAATGCATTTATATGGATAAACTCAGCGGGAAAGATTTTAACAGACCACAATATCAGAAACTTCTGAAAAAAATGAGGCCCGGCGATCTATTGGTAGTAAAATCCATTGATCGGCTGGGCCGTAATTATGAGGAAATTCTACTGCAATGGAGGATGATTACCAAGGAGAAGCAGGTGGATGTTGTGGTGTTGGATATGCCGCTTTTGGATACTAGAAAATCTGGCAATGATTTGACCGGCACTTTTGTGGCTGATCTGGTACTGCAAATTCTGTCCTACGTGGCGCAGACAGAACGCGAAAACATTCATCAAAGGCAGATGGAAGGGATCGCGGCAGCTAGATTACGGGGTGTACAGTTTGGGAGACCAAGAAAGCCGGTTCCAGAATTGTTCTGGCAGTTAAAAGAGGAGTGGAAAGATAAAAAAATCACATCGCGGGAGGCTGCCAGACAGTTATCTATCTCGCAGGATACCTTTCTAAGATGGGCGCACGGAAAATAA
- a CDS encoding flavodoxin family protein, translating to MKNILVVQGGGRVNGNTSQLVDAFIGGAKEAGHTVDKISLNKTEVKGCIGCNACRYGKPCVQKDGFNDLIPKIKTADLIVFASPLLFWTLSSKIKAFIERFYCIAEEDRNPPLGRYERYPVKDAALLMTSADNYFWTYEQAISYYKFAIINYIGFQDKGMLLAGGCGDTNGKPQIDKTNHLRDAYNFGKNIYRE from the coding sequence ATGAAAAATATTTTGGTTGTACAAGGAGGCGGTCGTGTCAACGGCAATACCAGTCAGTTAGTAGATGCATTTATTGGAGGCGCAAAGGAGGCTGGTCATACAGTTGATAAGATATCCTTAAATAAAACGGAAGTGAAAGGCTGTATTGGCTGCAATGCCTGCCGTTATGGGAAGCCGTGTGTTCAAAAAGATGGCTTCAATGACCTTATTCCTAAGATTAAAACGGCGGATTTGATTGTATTTGCATCTCCATTATTATTCTGGACCTTATCATCCAAAATCAAGGCATTCATTGAGAGATTTTATTGTATCGCGGAGGAAGACCGGAATCCACCGCTTGGGCGATATGAGAGGTATCCGGTAAAAGATGCGGCTTTACTTATGACATCGGCAGATAATTATTTTTGGACATATGAGCAGGCAATATCATACTACAAATTTGCAATAATAAATTATATTGGCTTCCAGGATAAGGGAATGCTGCTTGCCGGGGGATGCGGAGATACCAATGGAAAACCGCAGATTGACAAAACAAACCATCTTAGGGATGCTTACAATTTCGGAAAAAATATTTATCGGGAATAG